The genomic segment ACCTCCAACGAACAAGGGCTGGTAACCAAATTTTAAAAAAATAATGTTCGTTGATGTTTCAATTACAAAACATGTTGATTCTATATATTGAAAATAATTTATTCAAGAAAGAAATCTTAATAACCAACTAATTTTTCATCTGGATCACCATAATAGAAAAAACTTTAATATAAAAGTAAATTATATTTTGATATATGCTAAAATAATTCTAGATCAAAGCATTTATATAGAACCAATAGCAAATCCAACAAACATTAGCATACCAAAAGCAAAATTACTTTTAAACTTGCTTAGACAATCCTCTGGCGAATTTAAATCAACATTATCAATTTGTTGGGATAACATGAAAAAACCTATAAGCACAACTATAAAAAATATAATATTTAGGTTCGCATTTAGCCCTGCTATAGCTAAAGTAAAAACAAAAAATTTATATAGGTATCTCACTATTTCTTTTGTCTTATCACCAAAAGCTAATGCCGTGGATTTAACACCAATTTTTTCATCATCCTTTTTATCTTGATGTGCATATATTGTATCGTAACCAATAGTCCAAAAAATTGATGCTATATATATTAAGATAGGTACAAAGGAAATATATTGCTCAACAGAAAACCATGCAATAAAGACACCTGAATTAAATGTAGCACCGAGAAATACTTGTGGGTAGTAACTGTACCTTTTTATTAATGGATACACCATAATCAACCCCATTGTTAAAATACCAAAATAAATTGATTTCGGCGGAAGTAATAATAATATAAATAAGCCAATGCTCAGCAGCACAAGAAGGAATTTAACTGCATTTTTGAGCGTTAATTCACCATTCGCAAGCGGCCTCATTTTTGTACGCTCTACACACTTATCAATATCCCTGTCCATTATATCATTAATTACTGAACCTGCACCCCTCATTATAACAGCTCCAAAAATAAATATTATAAAGAGACATAAAAAATGAATAATATCATAAGAAACAACTACTAAAGTCCATAAAACAGGCATCATAACTAATTGAGTTCCCACAGGTTGATGCAATCTCATCAATCTTGCATAAGGATTTGCGTCTGCAAATTTGAAAAAATCTATAGATATTTTTTCAATCATTCGTATCTTTTGTTTGACATAGGCATTACCTTTATCAACATAACTTTGAAAATTACTACTTGGTTGCTTTTTCATCACCTGGCAATATATAATCTTCACCTTCCCATGGGCTTTTAAAATCGAAATCTCTAAATTCTTGTGCTAATTTTACCGGTTCATAAATTACCTTCTGCTTTTCCAAATCATACCTAACCTCAACATTACCAGTTAATGGAAAGTCTTTTCTCATAGGGAAGCCAGAAAATCCATAATCTGTTAATATTCTTCTCAAATCATCATTTCCCACAAAAAATATTCCATACATATCCCAAACTTCTCTTTCATACCAATGTGCTGAGCTAAAAACATCTTTCACAGTTGGAATAAAGTCCTCATCAGAAACTTCAACTTTCACTTTTATTCTAAGATTATGCTCTATGCTTAAAAGCTGATAGACCACTGTAAATCTTTTGTCCTTTTTTGGGTCATCAACTCCACAAATATCGAGTAACATTTTAAAAAGGTAGTTCTGCTCATCTCTTAAAATTATTAAAACCTGCTTTAAATCACCCTCTGACACTGTTATGGATAGTTCATCAAACGATATATGAAAGTCACTTATTAGATCTTCTAATCTCTTATCATTTTGCAGTTTCTTGGATAATTGCTGTGCATCCATTATGTTTTTTAATAAAA from the Candidatus Bandiella numerosa genome contains:
- the ubiA gene encoding 4-hydroxybenzoate octaprenyltransferase: MKKQPSSNFQSYVDKGNAYVKQKIRMIEKISIDFFKFADANPYARLMRLHQPVGTQLVMMPVLWTLVVVSYDIIHFLCLFIIFIFGAVIMRGAGSVINDIMDRDIDKCVERTKMRPLANGELTLKNAVKFLLVLLSIGLFILLLLPPKSIYFGILTMGLIMVYPLIKRYSYYPQVFLGATFNSGVFIAWFSVEQYISFVPILIYIASIFWTIGYDTIYAHQDKKDDEKIGVKSTALAFGDKTKEIVRYLYKFFVFTLAIAGLNANLNIIFFIVVLIGFFMLSQQIDNVDLNSPEDCLSKFKSNFAFGMLMFVGFAIGSI
- a CDS encoding NADH-quinone oxidoreductase subunit C — protein: MDAQQLSKKLQNDKRLEDLISDFHISFDELSITVSEGDLKQVLIILRDEQNYLFKMLLDICGVDDPKKDKRFTVVYQLLSIEHNLRIKVKVEVSDEDFIPTVKDVFSSAHWYEREVWDMYGIFFVGNDDLRRILTDYGFSGFPMRKDFPLTGNVEVRYDLEKQKVIYEPVKLAQEFRDFDFKSPWEGEDYILPGDEKATK